TTGATGTTGAACTTGCGGTACTGGTTGTTGAGGAAGCCCTCGGGCCCGGCGACGACCATCGCCCCCAGCGCATTGGTGCCCTGGATGTGGCTGTTGTCGTAGACCTCGATACGCTGCGGCACTTCGGGCAGTTCGAAGAACTCGGCAACCTCGCGCATGATCTTGGCCTTGCTGCCGCTTTCGGCCATGCGTCGGTCGAGCGCCTCGGCCGCGTTGCGCGCAGCCTGCTGGATAAGGCGGCGGCGATCGCCGCGCTGCGGGACCGAGACCTCCACCTTACCGCCCGCCCCTTCGCGGAAGGCTTCGGCGAGCAAGTCTGCCTCGGGCAGCGCGCGGTCGACCAGGATGCAGCGCGCGGGCGGCACTTCCTCGTAGAACTGGGCGAGGAACGCGGTCATCACCTCTTCCTCGCTGAGTCCCTCTGTATGGGTCGGGAAGAAGGCGCGGTGGCCCCAGTTCTGGCCGCCGCGGATGAAGAAGGCCTGGACCGCCACCTGCCCGCCCTTGCAGGCCATGGCGAAGATGTCGGCGTTCTGCAGTCCCTCGGCGTTGATCGCCTGGCTGCCCTGGATGAAAGTTGCGGCGCGCAGCCGGTCACGCAGCATGGCCGCGCTTTCGAAATCGAGCGCCTCCGCCGCTTTCGCCATCTGCGCCTCGATTTTCTTCTGCACGGCGGCCGACTTGCCGGCGAGGAAGTCCTTGGCCTCGCTCACCAGCTCCGCATAGCCGGCCTCGTCGATCCGCCCGACGCAGGGTGCCGAGCAGCGCTTGATCTGGTAAAGAAGGCAGGGCCGGTCGCGCCGGCTGAAGAAGCTGTCGGTGCAGCTGCGCAGCAGGAACAGCTTCTGCAGCGCGTTGATCGTCGTATTGACCGATCCGGCGCTGGCGAAAGGCCCGTAGTAGTCCCCCTTGGCCTTGCGAGCGCCGCGGTGCTTGGTGATCCGCGGGAAGGCATGATCGGCGCGCAGCAGGATGAAGGGGAAGCTTTTGTCGTCGCGCAGCAGCACGTTGTAGGGCGGCCGGAAGCGCTTGATCAGCTGCGCCTCGAGCAGCAGCGCCTCGGCTTCCGAATTGGTCGTGACGATCGTCATCGAGCGCGTCTGGCTGACCATGCGCTTGAGCCGCAGCGGCAGTCGGTCGACCTGGGTATAGTTCGCCACACGGTTGCGCAGCACACGCGCCTTGCCGACATAGAGCACGTCGCCGCGCGCATCCTGCATGCGGTAGACGCCGGGGCGCGAAGGCAAGGTCTTCACCGTATCGCGCAGCACGGCAACGCCCGCCTCGATGTCGGGCTGGTCCGAGCCCTTCAGCGTATAGGACGCGCGGTCTTCGTTGAAGCGTTCGGCGCCTCTAGGGTTATTGGGTGTTCCGGCGGGAGTACGGGCCATCCCGGCCAGATAGGCATTTTGGCGCGCCGGCGAAAGCCGGGTGCCTAGAACATCTTGCGGAAATCGAGCCCGATCACCCGGCCGCGCGGGTCGCGGTAGTCTACCTGGTAGCTCAGCGGCACCGCGCCTGTGTCGTCGGTGACGTGCTGGCGCGAATCCAGCAGGTTGTCGACCTTGAGCATCAGCCGCGCGCCCTTGAGGAAGGGCACGTCCTGAACCAGCTTCTTCTGCTGGTCGAAATTGACGAAGGCGCGCAGGTTCAGCTTGGTCACGCTGCCGAAACGCAGGTCGCTGCTGCCCGGCGCGCCGGTGGCCTGGACGGTGACCGGCGCCGACCAGGTGCCATTGAGCCGCAGGCCGAAGCCCTTGTAGAAGCCGCCGCCCTCGAGCTCGAAGCCCTGCCGAGGCACGCCGCCCGCGACCAGCGCATCGCCGCCCAGCAGGTCGAGCGCCGGCCCGC
The window above is part of the Novosphingobium sp. G106 genome. Proteins encoded here:
- the uvrC gene encoding excinuclease ABC subunit UvrC; the encoded protein is MARTPAGTPNNPRGAERFNEDRASYTLKGSDQPDIEAGVAVLRDTVKTLPSRPGVYRMQDARGDVLYVGKARVLRNRVANYTQVDRLPLRLKRMVSQTRSMTIVTTNSEAEALLLEAQLIKRFRPPYNVLLRDDKSFPFILLRADHAFPRITKHRGARKAKGDYYGPFASAGSVNTTINALQKLFLLRSCTDSFFSRRDRPCLLYQIKRCSAPCVGRIDEAGYAELVSEAKDFLAGKSAAVQKKIEAQMAKAAEALDFESAAMLRDRLRAATFIQGSQAINAEGLQNADIFAMACKGGQVAVQAFFIRGGQNWGHRAFFPTHTEGLSEEEVMTAFLAQFYEEVPPARCILVDRALPEADLLAEAFREGAGGKVEVSVPQRGDRRRLIQQAARNAAEALDRRMAESGSKAKIMREVAEFFELPEVPQRIEVYDNSHIQGTNALGAMVVAGPEGFLNNQYRKFNIKTAQTNDDFGMMREVMARRFGRAMTEDPDRESGTWPDLVLIDGGKGQMSAVRGVVEELGIEDLPLIGIAKGPDHGREGREVFHFPDGREKTLPVNSPVLFYLQRLRDEAHRFAIGAHRAKRSRAITASPLDEIPGIGPARKRALLLHFGTAGKVRAASLEDLQRAPGVSAAVAQTVYDFYHPSG